In Oryza glaberrima chromosome 8, OglaRS2, whole genome shotgun sequence, the following are encoded in one genomic region:
- the LOC127781139 gene encoding uncharacterized protein LOC127781139 isoform X1: MRVGGELHSGGGGGGEGVLVGRGWRKEEAEGGGGGGGGCSASSTSRGSSLCDSPLPSFVRHRGGPGSDLELDGLPTSSSNASSGSHEEDHGPLQGVKGEGWMQVQGPIKNSAARSTGECQDQRYRLGSVLFHGKNERKQRPASVDFGCRSVDRSSTHSPGFLVNGTGAMNKGLSVSSQNKPGAPTSPGTPSYNRQGATVVGYQQGWSSERVALSSNGQRRYSGNSMVLPHNTGRTLPSKWEDAERWIFSPNPSNALGRTSIPQSRRPKAKSGPLGPPGRFSEPYSSVSSSSSLLDTGRVGNLTANSPFLAGVLLPEHVCVSSSHAGRDLSGASGEDKSNGMGGRSGEANGAHPAVWSTRVCQRMDSAVQSSPSLTTSQESVQACTDEQIEITTDLTTSSKPEISRKDVATQTSPELSRSSSPSGRPSFSRSLSVQQVKELESCFSKLEIRDVQMDDRVTLTRWSKKHVTRGSEKNSTNIIEWKKKTVESKSSAWEVTETAKCISKIEGEEAKMTAWENLQKAKAEAAIQKLVMKLEKKRSYSLERIFNTLRSAHRKTHVIRSTTTTNLDQHISRTVKRPSHLSKNGQMSSLSGCFTCHAF, encoded by the exons ATGCGAGTTGGGGGTGAGCtccacagcggcggcggaggaggaggagagggggtgttggtggggagggggtggaggaaggaggaggcggagggaggcggcggcggcggcggcgggtgctcggcgagctcgacgagccGGGGATCGTCTCTCTGCGACTCG CCTTTGCCCAGCTTTGTGCGCCATCGTGGTGGACCGGGGTCAGATCTAGAGCTCGATGGGTTGCCCACTTCCTCCTCCAATG CTTCCTCAGGGTCACACGAGGAGGATCACGGGCCATTGCAAGGGGTGAAGGGAGAGGGGTGGATGCAAGTGCAGGGACCGATCAAGAACTCAGCTGCCCGTTCTACCGGAG AATGCCAAGACCAGCGGTACCGGTTGGGGTCTGTTCTTTTCCATGGTAAGAATGAACGGAAGCAGCGCCCGGCTTCAGTTGATTTTGGCTGCCGCAGTGTTGACAGATCCTCCACGCATTCTCCGGGTTTCTTGGTCAATGGTACCGGGGCGATGAACAAGGGATTGAGTGTATCATCGCAAAATAAACCAGGTGCGCCGACTAGCCCAGGAACACCAAGCTACAATCGTCAGGGTGCAACAGTTGTTGGGTATCAGCAGGGTTGGAGCTCTGAAAGAGTTGCCCTGTCTTCAAACGGCCAGAGAAGGTATTCAGGCAACAGCATGGTGTTACCACATAATACTGGGAGAACATTGCCCTCAAAATGGGAGGACGCAGAGAGGTGGATCTTCAGTCCGAATCCCAGCAATGCACTTGGAAGGACCTCAATCCCGCAGTCGCGGCGACCTAAGGCCAAAAGTGGACCTCTTGGACCTCCTGGCAGATTTAGTGAACCATACTCATCAGTTTCGTCATCGTCATCTTTGCTTGACACCGGGAGAGTAGGAAACCTCACGGCAAACTCACCTTTCCTGGCTGGGGTCTTGCTGCCTGAGCATGTTTGTGTGTCCAGTAGCCATGCTGGAAGGGATCTAAGTGGTGCATCTGGTGAGGATAAAAGCAATGGCATGGGAGGCAGGTCTGGTGAAGCAAATGGTGCACATCCTGCCGTGTGGTCTACCAGAGTTTGCCAACGAATGGATAGCGCAGTTCAGTCGTCTCCGTCATTGACTACTTCCCAAGAATCAGTTCAAG CTTGCACAGATGAACAGATCGAAATCACAACAGACTTGACCACCAGCAGTAAACCTGAAATTTCGAGAAAAGATGTGGCAACACAGACTAGCCCTGAGCTTAGCAGGTCATCTTCTCCTAGCGGGAGGCCTTCATTTTCCCGCTCACTATCAGTACAGCAAGTCAAAGAGTTGGAGAGCTGTTTCTCTAAGCTTGAGATAAGGGATGTGCAGATGGATGATCGGGTTACTCTGACCAGGTGGTCCAAGAAACATGTCACACGAGGCTCTGAGAAGAACTCGACAAACATTATAGAGTGGAAGAAAAAGACAGTGGAATCTAAATCTTCTGCCTGGGAAGTAACAGAAACTGCAAAGTGTATATCAAA GATTGAGGGAGAGGAAGCAAAGATGACTGCATGGGAGAATTTGCAAAAGGCAAAAGCAGAGGCAGCAATACAAAAGCTTGTG atgaaacttgaaaagaaaagaTCATACTCGCTGGAGAGGATTTTCAATACCCTCAGGTCAGCTCATAGGAAAACACATGTGATACGCAGCACAACTACCACAAATCTTGATCAGCACATCTCCAGGACTGTGAAAAGGCCATCACACCTTAGCAAGAATGGCCAAATGAGTTCGCTGAGTGGGTGCTTCACTTGCCATGCCTTCTAG
- the LOC127781139 gene encoding uncharacterized protein LOC127781139 isoform X2, translating into MRVGGELHSGGGGGGEGVLVGRGWRKEEAEGGGGGGGGCSASSTSRGSSLCDSPLPSFVRHRGGPGSDLELDGLPTSSSNASSGSHEEDHGPLQGVKGEGWMQVQGPIKNSAARSTGECQDQRYRLGSVLFHGKNERKQRPASVDFGCRSVDRSSTHSPGFLVNGTGAMNKGLSVSSQNKPGAPTSPGTPSYNRQGATVVGYQQGWSSERVALSSNGQRRYSGNSMVLPHNTGRTLPSKWEDAERWIFSPNPSNALGRTSIPQSRRPKAKSGPLGPPGRFSEPYSSVSSSSSLLDTGRVGNLTANSPFLAGVLLPEHVCVSSSHAGRDLSGASGEDKSNGMGGRSGEANGAHPAVWSTRVCQRMDSAVQSSPSLTTSQESVQACTDEQIEITTDLTTSSKPEISRKDVATQTSPELSRSSSPSGRPSFSRSLSVQQVKELESCFSKLEIRDVQMDDRVTLTRWSKKHVTRGSEKNSTNIIEWKKKTVESKSSAWEVTETAKCISKIEGEEAKMTAWENLQKAKAEAAIQKLMKLEKKRSYSLERIFNTLRSAHRKTHVIRSTTTTNLDQHISRTVKRPSHLSKNGQMSSLSGCFTCHAF; encoded by the exons ATGCGAGTTGGGGGTGAGCtccacagcggcggcggaggaggaggagagggggtgttggtggggagggggtggaggaaggaggaggcggagggaggcggcggcggcggcggcgggtgctcggcgagctcgacgagccGGGGATCGTCTCTCTGCGACTCG CCTTTGCCCAGCTTTGTGCGCCATCGTGGTGGACCGGGGTCAGATCTAGAGCTCGATGGGTTGCCCACTTCCTCCTCCAATG CTTCCTCAGGGTCACACGAGGAGGATCACGGGCCATTGCAAGGGGTGAAGGGAGAGGGGTGGATGCAAGTGCAGGGACCGATCAAGAACTCAGCTGCCCGTTCTACCGGAG AATGCCAAGACCAGCGGTACCGGTTGGGGTCTGTTCTTTTCCATGGTAAGAATGAACGGAAGCAGCGCCCGGCTTCAGTTGATTTTGGCTGCCGCAGTGTTGACAGATCCTCCACGCATTCTCCGGGTTTCTTGGTCAATGGTACCGGGGCGATGAACAAGGGATTGAGTGTATCATCGCAAAATAAACCAGGTGCGCCGACTAGCCCAGGAACACCAAGCTACAATCGTCAGGGTGCAACAGTTGTTGGGTATCAGCAGGGTTGGAGCTCTGAAAGAGTTGCCCTGTCTTCAAACGGCCAGAGAAGGTATTCAGGCAACAGCATGGTGTTACCACATAATACTGGGAGAACATTGCCCTCAAAATGGGAGGACGCAGAGAGGTGGATCTTCAGTCCGAATCCCAGCAATGCACTTGGAAGGACCTCAATCCCGCAGTCGCGGCGACCTAAGGCCAAAAGTGGACCTCTTGGACCTCCTGGCAGATTTAGTGAACCATACTCATCAGTTTCGTCATCGTCATCTTTGCTTGACACCGGGAGAGTAGGAAACCTCACGGCAAACTCACCTTTCCTGGCTGGGGTCTTGCTGCCTGAGCATGTTTGTGTGTCCAGTAGCCATGCTGGAAGGGATCTAAGTGGTGCATCTGGTGAGGATAAAAGCAATGGCATGGGAGGCAGGTCTGGTGAAGCAAATGGTGCACATCCTGCCGTGTGGTCTACCAGAGTTTGCCAACGAATGGATAGCGCAGTTCAGTCGTCTCCGTCATTGACTACTTCCCAAGAATCAGTTCAAG CTTGCACAGATGAACAGATCGAAATCACAACAGACTTGACCACCAGCAGTAAACCTGAAATTTCGAGAAAAGATGTGGCAACACAGACTAGCCCTGAGCTTAGCAGGTCATCTTCTCCTAGCGGGAGGCCTTCATTTTCCCGCTCACTATCAGTACAGCAAGTCAAAGAGTTGGAGAGCTGTTTCTCTAAGCTTGAGATAAGGGATGTGCAGATGGATGATCGGGTTACTCTGACCAGGTGGTCCAAGAAACATGTCACACGAGGCTCTGAGAAGAACTCGACAAACATTATAGAGTGGAAGAAAAAGACAGTGGAATCTAAATCTTCTGCCTGGGAAGTAACAGAAACTGCAAAGTGTATATCAAA GATTGAGGGAGAGGAAGCAAAGATGACTGCATGGGAGAATTTGCAAAAGGCAAAAGCAGAGGCAGCAATACAAAAGCTT atgaaacttgaaaagaaaagaTCATACTCGCTGGAGAGGATTTTCAATACCCTCAGGTCAGCTCATAGGAAAACACATGTGATACGCAGCACAACTACCACAAATCTTGATCAGCACATCTCCAGGACTGTGAAAAGGCCATCACACCTTAGCAAGAATGGCCAAATGAGTTCGCTGAGTGGGTGCTTCACTTGCCATGCCTTCTAG
- the LOC127781139 gene encoding uncharacterized protein LOC127781139 isoform X3, with translation MQVQGPIKNSAARSTGECQDQRYRLGSVLFHGKNERKQRPASVDFGCRSVDRSSTHSPGFLVNGTGAMNKGLSVSSQNKPGAPTSPGTPSYNRQGATVVGYQQGWSSERVALSSNGQRRYSGNSMVLPHNTGRTLPSKWEDAERWIFSPNPSNALGRTSIPQSRRPKAKSGPLGPPGRFSEPYSSVSSSSSLLDTGRVGNLTANSPFLAGVLLPEHVCVSSSHAGRDLSGASGEDKSNGMGGRSGEANGAHPAVWSTRVCQRMDSAVQSSPSLTTSQESVQACTDEQIEITTDLTTSSKPEISRKDVATQTSPELSRSSSPSGRPSFSRSLSVQQVKELESCFSKLEIRDVQMDDRVTLTRWSKKHVTRGSEKNSTNIIEWKKKTVESKSSAWEVTETAKCISKIEGEEAKMTAWENLQKAKAEAAIQKLVMKLEKKRSYSLERIFNTLRSAHRKTHVIRSTTTTNLDQHISRTVKRPSHLSKNGQMSSLSGCFTCHAF, from the exons ATGCAAGTGCAGGGACCGATCAAGAACTCAGCTGCCCGTTCTACCGGAG AATGCCAAGACCAGCGGTACCGGTTGGGGTCTGTTCTTTTCCATGGTAAGAATGAACGGAAGCAGCGCCCGGCTTCAGTTGATTTTGGCTGCCGCAGTGTTGACAGATCCTCCACGCATTCTCCGGGTTTCTTGGTCAATGGTACCGGGGCGATGAACAAGGGATTGAGTGTATCATCGCAAAATAAACCAGGTGCGCCGACTAGCCCAGGAACACCAAGCTACAATCGTCAGGGTGCAACAGTTGTTGGGTATCAGCAGGGTTGGAGCTCTGAAAGAGTTGCCCTGTCTTCAAACGGCCAGAGAAGGTATTCAGGCAACAGCATGGTGTTACCACATAATACTGGGAGAACATTGCCCTCAAAATGGGAGGACGCAGAGAGGTGGATCTTCAGTCCGAATCCCAGCAATGCACTTGGAAGGACCTCAATCCCGCAGTCGCGGCGACCTAAGGCCAAAAGTGGACCTCTTGGACCTCCTGGCAGATTTAGTGAACCATACTCATCAGTTTCGTCATCGTCATCTTTGCTTGACACCGGGAGAGTAGGAAACCTCACGGCAAACTCACCTTTCCTGGCTGGGGTCTTGCTGCCTGAGCATGTTTGTGTGTCCAGTAGCCATGCTGGAAGGGATCTAAGTGGTGCATCTGGTGAGGATAAAAGCAATGGCATGGGAGGCAGGTCTGGTGAAGCAAATGGTGCACATCCTGCCGTGTGGTCTACCAGAGTTTGCCAACGAATGGATAGCGCAGTTCAGTCGTCTCCGTCATTGACTACTTCCCAAGAATCAGTTCAAG CTTGCACAGATGAACAGATCGAAATCACAACAGACTTGACCACCAGCAGTAAACCTGAAATTTCGAGAAAAGATGTGGCAACACAGACTAGCCCTGAGCTTAGCAGGTCATCTTCTCCTAGCGGGAGGCCTTCATTTTCCCGCTCACTATCAGTACAGCAAGTCAAAGAGTTGGAGAGCTGTTTCTCTAAGCTTGAGATAAGGGATGTGCAGATGGATGATCGGGTTACTCTGACCAGGTGGTCCAAGAAACATGTCACACGAGGCTCTGAGAAGAACTCGACAAACATTATAGAGTGGAAGAAAAAGACAGTGGAATCTAAATCTTCTGCCTGGGAAGTAACAGAAACTGCAAAGTGTATATCAAA GATTGAGGGAGAGGAAGCAAAGATGACTGCATGGGAGAATTTGCAAAAGGCAAAAGCAGAGGCAGCAATACAAAAGCTTGTG atgaaacttgaaaagaaaagaTCATACTCGCTGGAGAGGATTTTCAATACCCTCAGGTCAGCTCATAGGAAAACACATGTGATACGCAGCACAACTACCACAAATCTTGATCAGCACATCTCCAGGACTGTGAAAAGGCCATCACACCTTAGCAAGAATGGCCAAATGAGTTCGCTGAGTGGGTGCTTCACTTGCCATGCCTTCTAG